A region of the Apium graveolens cultivar Ventura chromosome 6, ASM990537v1, whole genome shotgun sequence genome:
TGGAAGCAAAGGATGATAGAATGAAATCCACTTCTGAAATTCTTCGAAACATGAAGACACTGAAACTTCAAGCATGGGATGGTCATTATCTTCGGAAGGTACAAAGTCTTCGGAAAATTGAGTACAGATGGCTCTGGAAGTCAGTCAGACTACGAGCTATATTGGACTTCATTTTTTGGATATCACCTGCATTTATTTCCGTTGCAACGTTTGGAGGATGTATCATCATGGGGATTCCACTTACAGCTGGGAGGGTGTTATCTGCAATAGCTACGTTTAAAATGCTGCAAGATCCTATCTACAATCTACCCGATCTTCTCTCTATGTATGCACAGGCAAAAGTTTCTGCAGATCGAATTGCTTCTTACcttcaagaagaagaaattcagCATGGTTCAGTTGAATTTGTTTCCCCAGATCAAACAGAATTTGACATTGAGATAAAACATGGAAAATTTAGCTGGGATGCTAATTCAACAAGCTCAACTCTTGATGGTATAGATTTGCAAGTAAAGAGGGGAATGAAAGTAGCTATTTGTGGGACTGTAGGATCAGGGAAGTCGAGTCTTCTCTCGAGCATACTAGGAGAGGTGACAAAGTTGTCTGGGACAGTGAAGATTAGTGGGACAAAGGCTTATGTTCCTCAGTCTCCATGGATACTATCAGGCACTGTAAGAGAAAATATCCTTTTTGGAAATTCTTATAATAGCTCCAAGTACGACGAAACAATAAAAGCATGCGCCTTGACCAAAGATTTGGAAATGTTTCCCACTGGTGACTTGACTGAGATTGGAGAAAGAGGGATAAATATGAGTGGAGGACAAAAGCAGAGAATACAAATTGCTCGTGCAGTTTATCAAGATGCTGATATATATCTGCTTGACGACCCTTTCAGCGCCGTTGATGCACATACAGGCAGACAACTCTTCGAGGTTAGTGGTTACTTCTCTATTAAGATCATGCATATGTGAAAGTCTATCAGGATGAATATAATGTGATGACGAATGCACATTGTTCGAGGACTCACTACTGCTTATATAAAAGTGAAACTAATGTATGAAGTTTGAGACACTGATATTGTTCCGTGACAATAGGAATGTCTACTGGGGATTCTCCGGGAAAAGACCGTACTTTACGTAACTCACCAAGTTGAGTTTCTTCCAGCAGCAGACAACATCCTGGTAAATTATTTGAAACTAACACCCAATTTTGTTGTTTTCCACCTGTTCAGAAATTGATTTAGTTTCTGCTCCGGGAATTTTGAAAGAGAGAGGGAAGAATAGTTAAAATTTGTTACTGAATAATTGATCAAGCGGTTGTACTGACAGAGTGAAGAGCGTAGTAATTTATAACCTCAAAAGTTGTAGTTTACTGACATACTTGAGAAAATGGGATGATAAATATACATAATAACTATAATTCGGTAAATTCAATTTCTGTAAATCGGGATCATTTTGTTGTGAATTAATGCGGGAGTTCATTTACACAGGTACCTTGAAAAACTTCTGTGATTATGAATATGAAATATTATCCGCAATATGGTTATCTAACTTCCCATTCTTAACAGCTAATCCAGAACGGCAGAATTTCACAAGTTGGCAGGTTTGAAGAACTTTTGAATCAGAATATTGGATTTGAAGTGCTAGTAGGAGCTCATAGTCAGGCTTTAAATTCAGTCGTAACAGTTGAAACTGCAAGTAGAGCACCTCCAAATGCATCATATGATGGTGAACCATCTTCAGAGCCCACCTCAATTCATGAAGTTCCACAGAGCAAAGAAGATTCAGAAAGTACTCTTTGTGCAGAAACAaatgaaaagaaaggaaagctggtAAATAAAGAAGAAAGGGGAAAAGGAAGCATTGGAAAGGGCGTTTACTTGGCTTACTTGACCATGGTGAAAGGTGGCGCATTTGTTCCAATAATTGTTCTAGCTCACTCAGGTTTCCAAGGCCTGCAGATTGTCAGCACCTACTGGATGGCATGGGCTTGTCCAACAGTTGAGGCTGAGGAAGTCAAGGACATAAACTACATATTATTTGTTTACTTAATAATTTCTATCGGGAGTTCCTTCTGTGTACTTGTACGAGCCTCTCTATTGGCTGTTACAGGCCTCGCAACAGCTGAGAAGCTCTTCAACAATATGTTGCACAGTGTTCTTCGCGCTCCTATGGCCTTCTTTGATTCAACTCCAACTGGAAGAATACTAAATCGGGTAAAATGCCTTTCCACATCTAACAAAATAACATATGACAATATATTCAACTAATTCAGTGATAGGTAAAGATACATGCTGGGACCTTATCATGCAGGGGAAAGAAGTTACATAAAACAATTAATATAGTTTGTCCTGTAGACATTTTCCTTCAATATTCAATAATCTTCCTTGATTAGGGAGTTACTGGAATATCTTAATGTATAAATCTTTTGATAACTAATATATATCATAATATGATATAACAATCTCTAGTTACAGAAAGAAGAGCGTATTACTCTAAAGCATGTACCAGTGTCCTCGGAAGATTTCAAATTATACTAAAATGGGGGTCTCGAGAATCACTTTAATTCTTTTCTATTCATATGTAATGCATAGAAAAATGGATCTAAATCTAATTTACGACATCTACTTGAATTTTCCACAGGCCTCCACGGACCAAGATGTGTTGGACTTGGGAATAGCAAACAAATTAGCTTGGTGTGCTTTCTCCACAATTCAACTTCTTGGGACCATTTTAGTAATGTCTCAGGTGGCATGGGAAGTATTCATCGTCTTCCTTCCGGTTACAGCAATATGCATATGGTACCAAGTAAGGGATTTAGTATTCTGTTCTCACTGTCCAAACTCCAAACTGTTTAAATATAATCTTGTACAGCTAATGCCAACTTCAAGAGAATTAGCACCCTTCAAGAAAATTAGTCCATTTTAGGTTGTTTAGGTAATCTTGTTTTTTGTGTTCATAATTAGTCCATTTTATAATGTCAGCAATATTCTATGCCAACTTCAAGAGAATTAGCGCGCCTAGCAGGGGTAGAAAGAGCTCCAGTACTGCACCACTTTGCAGAGTCACTTGCAGGAGCAGCCACGATTCGTGCCTTTGGCCAAAAACCGCGCTTTATTAATGCAAACCTTTGCCTAGTTGACAACCACTCAAGGCCCTGGTTTCATAATTATGCGGCTATGGAGTGGCTTTCTTACAGACTAAATCAGTTATGCAATTTTGTATTTGCCTTCACATTAGTATTGCTGGTGACCCTCCCTGAGAGAATTATCAATCCAAGTAAGCAAAATGTTAACTCACAATGATTCCATCATATATTCTTTTATATACTAGTTTATTAAAGCAGACAAGGCAGGCACAGATAATAACctgggtggaatttttacaggCCTTGCAGGTTTGGCGATCACATATGCAATCAATTTAAATGTTCAGCAAACATATTTCATATGGAATATTATCAATGCCGAAATCAAAATGATTTCAGTTGAAAGAATTCTACAGTACTCAAATATTAGTAGTGAAGCACCTCTGGTTATTGAAGATTCTAGACCACCTAACAACTGGCCAGAAACTGGAACAGTTTGTTTCGAAAACTTGGAAGTAAGTGTCTTCAGCAATATTCTAAGAACCACAAGCTGATAAATATCTTTTTTTTAGATATACTAATGAATTTTCATTTTAGTTATGAAATAGAAACCTTAGTTTAAGTATAATTTTACCCTGCTAAACCTCACAATTTTTCTTACTTTTTTCTTGGATGAAAACTATAAGTTCAATGATATAACAGTTTAGATAGGAACTTCAGAATTAGGAAAAATCATACTTTCATAGTTCCATCTATTTATGTATGCATATTGTTGCAGTTTCGTTACGTTGAGCATCTTCCATCTGTCCTAAAAGATATAACCTTCACAATACCTGGAAAGAAGAAAGTCGGTGTAGTAGGAAGGACTGGGAGTGGGAAAACAACCCTTTTACAGGCCATCTGCCGGATTGTTGAACCGAGAGAGGGAAGAATCATTATTGATGATGTAGATATATCCAAGATAGGCCTTCATGACTTGAGATCAAATCTTAGCATCATTCCTCAGGACCCAACTATGTTCGAGGGGACTGTCAGAAGAAACCTTGATCCACTGGAGCAATATTCTGATGGTGAAATTTGGGAGGTACCCCTTCTAAACCAGCTTATAGCATTTACTGTAGCCTGCTACTATACTAACCAGATTAACATCTATTTTTTTGTAAATGATTATATTAACCAGAGAGGATCCAGTTGGAAGGAATCTTGGTACATCATTAAAATTATTTTCACTTACATTATATGTCTGCAGGCTCTAGACAAATGTCAGTTAGGAGAAATAGTTCGAGAAAGCGAAGAGAAGCTGGAATCTACAGGTCAGATACATCATTTTTATATCTTTTATGGTGTAGATGCACATTTGACTAATGTACGTTTATCGTATGGCTTTACAGTTGTTGAAAATGGGGAGAACTGGAGTGTTGGACAAAGACAGTTATTCTGTCTCGGAAGAGCATTGCTTAAGAAAAAAAGCATTCTTCTTTTGGATGAAGCAACAGCCTCTAttgattcagcaattgatggGATACTACAAAAAGTTATTAGCCAAGAGTTTAAAGACCGGACCATTATCACAATAGCTCACAGAATACACACAGTTATTGACAGCGATTTTGTGTTGGTCCTTAGTGAAGGTAAGCATTATATGATCTTTTATATAAATTCTGCCTGAAGCATACAACATGTTTATATCTGTTTCAGATGAGGTGATCAAACCTTTAACTATTTTTCATTCATGAACAGGAAAAATAGCAGAGTATGACACTCCGAAAAGGCTACTTGAGAGAGAGGATTCATTCTTCTCAAAGCTCATTAAGGAGTACTCAACAAGTTCACAAAGTTTCAGCAGCATGGTAAAATCGTAAACTGAAGGAGTTCCCTGGAGAATTTGGTAAACAACTATCATATATAGTAATTTGAGAGAGAACTCTTATAAGTTGAAGGAAATTAGAAGTTACTTGAGTATACGATACTATAGCTTTGGATCATATCACATGATTATGGACATCCTCAAGATTTCGTAAAAATCCCTtaaaaaggatgatcaaggtacACCACACAAGGACATTACCATATTCAGCTGTCCTCTTTGGATCCTTCTTATAAACTAGTGGTGTACCATATAGAATCCTGTTATAGTCCTTTGAGGTATACAATATTACACAAAGAAAAATTAAGTAGCCTGCACCGTATAAACCAAGTATAGATGTTATTGTATTAAACCAGTATAAATAAATAAGCCCCAGCTCCCTTAGAGGAACCAAGGGGCAGTGCTAAAGTAAATTTTAAGATCCTTCGTAAGACTTTACGAGGGATCTTGTACTATACCAACAGTTATGAAGTGGAGTATCATAACAGGGACCTAGCTAATGAGAAATTTTAATAACAGGGGAGGAACACTATGTAGTCTGAATCTCGTGATCAGACACGGACAAAATCTCTACAGCCACCTGAACTAACCATATCACATCAGCAAAATTTCAGTGTATGCATATGTTGTGCAAGGCTATTTCATAATATTGGTAGAATAAAAAAGGGTAATCCATAAGCAACAATTAAAATAAAGCTAAAGACGATGATCATTGTCTTATGTATCATAGAAATATTCCGGTTCCCCTTCAATATATATAAATTAGAGTACATGTAAGCCATTCCATGATATATTCTGGCTAACTAGTTACATATGCATTACCATTACTGAAGGATTAAGAGTCTCCTCGAACTGTTACACCACCGCGAATAGCAATCCTTGAGGTTAGGCCAGTCGGAGGAGGGACAGTGGATATAATGATGCAGCCATATAGACAATATCTGCTCTTGTTCTTCGTTACTTAGAGCTTCTATGATTTCCTCCAAGATCTTTTCAACCTCGGCTTTTTCACTTAAGCTCAATAACGGCGTATCTGTGCCATTGGTAGCTCTACATAACAATGGTAGCCAAGACATCAACAGCTTCATTTTCATTTGCTTTTGCCGCTCTTTTTTcccttcatcatcatctttattGTTTCCAATTTCTTTCGCTTGTTTAAGTAAAAACACTACGATATCGCAAATTACACAAAATTAGAACTACATCTCCAAGAGAAGAGGGTAATTAAAAGTAATTAACTTTTAGTGTCCTTTCCCTTTAATTTAGTTCCCAATTTTCCTTAATATGTTCTGTTCATTAGATAAATCTCAAGTCTTAAGTGTCCTCTTAAGTCTTAAAGTGTCCTTTTCTTTGCTCTGCATTTTATTGTAGATAAACATTAAAGACCTTTGAAAACCACTCTAGCCACAAAAAATTACAAATCCTAATTCTAGCCACAGAAATGTTTTCCAAATTTAAGGAAGACTAAGTAGCACCACTCAAATTATTTTCTACAACATCTAACCATAAGTACAATACAAATCGGACTAAAACTTGTTTAGGAATATCACGGTCACGTTCTAAGTCATCTGGATTCGATTCTCGATCATAGGAGACTTATCTAACTACAATGAAATAAAAAACAAAAGATGCATACCTGGAACTTTGACAAGAGAACATTGCAGCCTCGGCTCAGCCGATAAAGCCAGCCAAGCCAACTTACTAGCCGAGCCCCATCTCTCCACAGCTTCCGCAACATTCCCACACTGAGCCAGCTTCTGAGCCAACCAAAGCACCTCAGCCGCGAGCTTCTCAGCGGACTTCCCACACCTATTCACTTCACTCATCCCCATCCGGCTCCAAGCCGCCTCCAAACAATACCACACGGCTCGTGTCACACGGCTCAGCTTATTAAAATTACCTTTTGACCCCTCAATTATTTCATGCACAGAATCATCCTCGATCACAGCAACCCTATTTTCAAGCTGTAATAATGTCCTCGAAAACGCCGCCGAAAGTACAACAACGTTAATTTCCTCTAGACGTGCATGACATTCGGACATATTATCATCAACCACTTTCTCCGACAACGTCCGGACAATCTCGTACTTTCTCGAACTCACCGGAACATCGTTCATCATCGATAATAATTGCGTAAGTGCACGTGAAATACCCGTGTCGCCCGGATAATTCCCGACGACGGATATTTTTTCATTTGTGCTCGATTTTTTTTTCGAATATTCATGAGAAGAGAAGAATTGTAGCAAGAAAAAGAATATGGATACAAGAATGTATCGGAGTGAACCGAGAATTCTGTATCGCTTTCCGAGATTAAGGAGGAATTTATCGGCATATATGAAGATAGAGGTTATGATGTTCCTGAGGAGTAAGGGTGGTATGGTGGTCGGAGGACCTTCCATGATGATATTTTTGGCTCCTGGCTTTATGTTTGTTTAGTTTGAAGTTTGTATATGTTTTGTGGTGGCTGCGGGCTTTGTGGCCTTGTAAAAAGTGTGATTGGACTTCTAAGACGTATATGCTCACACATATACCATCCGGAAATCTATTACTTAATTCAAACTTATTTGCAGTTTATGGACCTCTGTACTTACTCCGTGTATCCTTTAATTTGTTACCATTTAAAATAAAGTGTGTGAcgtttattttaatttttaagacTCCCGTATATTATAGTTAcataaattttttttaaattttttttcttgtgaataaatattaaatgtttaaatttttatttcaaaaaagtAAATTTTCAAAATAAGTTAAATAACTATACTAGATAAGAATTTTAAAATGCATATCAAACAATTTATTTTAAATGTTAACAATTTAAAGGGACGAAGGAAGTAGTAGTTTTATAGTTTAATGAATAGTTTTTGATAGTCATCTACGTTCTAAAACTTGGTCCAATTGATAGGAAAAAGGGTCTTAATGTCACTATTTGGGAAAAATGGTGAATATTACTTCAAAACGGAATTTCGCGTTCCATTTTTTAATCAAAAACATCAATGCGCCTTGTATTTCTTTTAAAATGTCAAATGTCAAAACGCAACTTGAGAAGTTGCTTTGAGTGGCTCAAAACGTGAGCTCAATTTTCGTTTTTATTTTTCTTATGCCAAAATGTGATTTGAAGATTGGTTTTTAATAAAAACGTAAATGAACTATCGattttacattttttttattattttaaccAAAAAATTTACTAGATAAAGTTATGTTCACAAGTTTAAAGGATATATATTAacatacacatatacacatatattttaACATATATATTTTGGTTTATAAAAACCTCAAAATACAAAAACCAGACGTGTGAAATACATATTTAACATACACAAAAAATAAGTTCACACAGAGACAAAGGGAGAcagaaaaagagagagagaaatagTACATACATGAGAAGGTCACGTCGGGAATTTCTCAAATGAGAACCCATATTAAATTTTTTACATCTAAATTAAATCTTAACCatcaaatttatattttaaatttttattttgatCCACATCCCCACCTACCAACCTCTATGTCCAACTCTCCCATCCTCTCTCTCCTctcatctctcttctctctctcctctctttctctctctctctcatatatacatacaaccaCACACACAACTCACTCACCCATCTTCATCATCCCCCACCTCTA
Encoded here:
- the LOC141668206 gene encoding uncharacterized protein LOC141668206, translating into MEGPPTTIPPLLLRNIITSIFIYADKFLLNLGKRYRILGSLRYILVSIFFFLLQFFSSHEYSKKKSSTNEKISVVGNYPGDTGISRALTQLLSMMNDVPVSSRKYEIVRTLSEKVVDDNMSECHARLEEINVVVLSAAFSRTLLQLENRVAVIEDDSVHEIIEGSKGNFNKLSRVTRAVWYCLEAAWSRMGMSEVNRCGKSAEKLAAEVLWLAQKLAQCGNVAEAVERWGSASKLAWLALSAEPRLQCSLVKVPVFLLKQAKEIGNNKDDDEGKKERQKQMKMKLLMSWLPLLCRATNGTDTPLLSLSEKAEVEKILEEIIEALSNEEQEQILSIWLHHYIHCPSSDWPNLKDCYSRWCNSSRRLLILQ
- the LOC141668205 gene encoding putative ABC transporter C family member 15 — protein: MFHPGRSSSITNLQRMQFYLSRMPLSSPCLWENANIVLQLGFLGFIALHFVRRIVSSLDQHKTREDLGQNDKMNVIVGFSYKFCVFCSIFLFGEQFINILLMPQSRSGSECKMTGQVLSSEITQAISCAITLIALYILLKDKCSKYPLVLRIWWFCSFLMFLVRAALEAYFSFAEDGHSNKPDYVEYIILLTSTCLSVISIRGQTGIVVKLPDDITEPLLNGDSAEISVEQRDCLYGKATLFQLVTFSWLNQLLAAGNKKPLNQDEVPDVHIKDSAEFLSSSFDEILKHIRERDGTTKSSIYKAIYKFVRKKAAINAFLAMMSAGASFVGPYLIADFVKFLGEKNIQSLESGYILALGFLTAKIVETIAERQWNFGARQLSLRLRAALISHVYKKGLALSNQSCQSHTSGEIINYMSVDIQRVSDFMWYINSIWMFPVQISLAIFILHKNLGMGSLVALAATIIVMTINKPITKIQKKYQSKIMEAKDDRMKSTSEILRNMKTLKLQAWDGHYLRKVQSLRKIEYRWLWKSVRLRAILDFIFWISPAFISVATFGGCIIMGIPLTAGRVLSAIATFKMLQDPIYNLPDLLSMYAQAKVSADRIASYLQEEEIQHGSVEFVSPDQTEFDIEIKHGKFSWDANSTSSTLDGIDLQVKRGMKVAICGTVGSGKSSLLSSILGEVTKLSGTVKISGTKAYVPQSPWILSGTVRENILFGNSYNSSKYDETIKACALTKDLEMFPTGDLTEIGERGINMSGGQKQRIQIARAVYQDADIYLLDDPFSAVDAHTGRQLFEECLLGILREKTVLYVTHQVEFLPAADNILLIQNGRISQVGRFEELLNQNIGFEVLVGAHSQALNSVVTVETASRAPPNASYDGEPSSEPTSIHEVPQSKEDSESTLCAETNEKKGKLVNKEERGKGSIGKGVYLAYLTMVKGGAFVPIIVLAHSGFQGLQIVSTYWMAWACPTVEAEEVKDINYILFVYLIISIGSSFCVLVRASLLAVTGLATAEKLFNNMLHSVLRAPMAFFDSTPTGRILNRASTDQDVLDLGIANKLAWCAFSTIQLLGTILVMSQVAWEVFIVFLPVTAICIWYQQYSMPTSRELARLAGVERAPVLHHFAESLAGAATIRAFGQKPRFINANLCLVDNHSRPWFHNYAAMEWLSYRLNQLCNFVFAFTLVLLVTLPERIINPSLAGLAITYAINLNVQQTYFIWNIINAEIKMISVERILQYSNISSEAPLVIEDSRPPNNWPETGTVCFENLEFRYVEHLPSVLKDITFTIPGKKKVGVVGRTGSGKTTLLQAICRIVEPREGRIIIDDVDISKIGLHDLRSNLSIIPQDPTMFEGTVRRNLDPLEQYSDGEIWEALDKCQLGEIVRESEEKLESTVVENGENWSVGQRQLFCLGRALLKKKSILLLDEATASIDSAIDGILQKVISQEFKDRTIITIAHRIHTVIDSDFVLVLSEGKIAEYDTPKRLLEREDSFFSKLIKEYSTSSQSFSSMVKS